In Actinomyces radicidentis, one genomic interval encodes:
- the typA gene encoding translational GTPase TypA: protein MTVRQDLRNVAIVAHVDHGKTTLVDGMLWEAGAFGARATEESTGDRVMDSGELEREKGITILAKNTAIHYRGPAAQDAGFPEGITINVIDTPGHADFGGEVERGLSMVDGVVLLVDASEGPLPQTRFVLRKALAANLPVILVVNKVDRPDSRLDEVVAESTDLLLSLASDLADEHPDIDLDAVLDVPVIYASAKARRADTEQPADGQLPANEDLEPLFRTIIERIPGPEYDEDAPLQAHVTNLDASPFLGRLALLRIHNGTLRKGQTVAWARHDGTIQNARISELLVTEGLERKPAEEAHAGDIVAVAGIEDITIGESLVDPDDPRPLPLITVDDPAISMTIGINTSPMAGRTKGAKVTARQVKDRLDRELIGNVSLRVLPTSRPDAWEVQGRGELALAILVEQMRREGFELTVGKPQVVTKMIDGKRHEPVERMTIDVPEEYLGAVTQLMAARKGRMETMTNHGTGWIRMEFLIPARGTIGFRTQFLTDTRGTGIASSIAEGYEPWAGEIVARTTGSLVSDRAGAVTAYALIRLQDRGTFFVEPTQETYEGQVVGENPRNEDMDVNVVREKQQTNMRSSTADSFEGLVPPRKLTLEESLEFAADDECVEVTPDAVRIRKVILDSQERFKEAAKRRRGQA, encoded by the coding sequence ATGACCGTGCGCCAGGACCTGCGCAACGTCGCCATCGTCGCCCACGTCGACCACGGCAAGACCACCCTCGTCGACGGCATGCTCTGGGAGGCCGGGGCATTCGGTGCCCGCGCCACCGAGGAGTCCACCGGCGACCGCGTCATGGACTCCGGCGAGCTCGAGCGCGAGAAGGGCATCACCATCCTCGCGAAGAACACGGCCATCCACTACCGCGGCCCCGCCGCGCAGGACGCCGGGTTCCCCGAGGGCATCACCATCAACGTCATCGACACCCCCGGCCACGCCGACTTCGGCGGCGAGGTCGAGCGCGGCCTGTCCATGGTCGACGGCGTCGTCCTCCTCGTCGACGCCTCCGAGGGTCCCCTGCCCCAGACCCGCTTCGTCCTGCGCAAGGCCCTGGCCGCGAACCTCCCGGTCATCCTCGTCGTCAACAAGGTCGACCGCCCCGACTCCCGCCTCGACGAGGTCGTCGCCGAGTCCACCGACCTCCTCCTCTCCCTCGCCTCCGACCTCGCCGACGAGCACCCCGACATCGACCTCGACGCCGTCCTCGACGTCCCGGTCATCTACGCCTCCGCCAAGGCCCGCCGCGCCGACACCGAGCAGCCCGCCGACGGCCAGCTCCCCGCCAACGAGGACCTCGAGCCGCTCTTCCGCACCATCATCGAGCGGATCCCCGGCCCCGAGTACGACGAGGACGCCCCCCTGCAGGCCCACGTCACCAACCTCGACGCCTCGCCCTTCCTCGGCCGCCTCGCCCTCCTGCGCATCCACAACGGCACCCTGCGCAAGGGGCAGACCGTCGCCTGGGCCCGCCACGACGGCACCATCCAGAACGCCCGCATCTCCGAGCTCCTCGTCACCGAGGGCCTCGAGCGCAAGCCCGCCGAGGAAGCCCACGCCGGTGACATCGTCGCCGTCGCCGGCATCGAGGACATCACCATCGGCGAGTCCCTCGTCGACCCCGACGACCCGCGCCCGCTGCCCCTCATCACCGTCGACGACCCGGCGATCTCCATGACCATCGGCATCAACACCTCCCCGATGGCCGGCCGCACCAAGGGCGCCAAGGTCACCGCCCGCCAGGTCAAGGACCGCCTCGACCGCGAGCTCATCGGCAACGTCTCCCTGCGCGTCCTGCCCACCTCCCGCCCCGACGCCTGGGAGGTCCAGGGCCGCGGCGAGCTCGCGCTCGCGATCCTCGTCGAGCAGATGCGCCGCGAGGGCTTCGAGCTCACGGTCGGCAAGCCGCAGGTCGTCACCAAGATGATCGACGGCAAGCGCCACGAGCCCGTCGAGCGCATGACGATCGACGTGCCCGAGGAGTACCTCGGCGCCGTCACCCAGCTCATGGCCGCCCGCAAGGGCCGCATGGAGACCATGACCAACCACGGCACCGGCTGGATCCGCATGGAGTTCCTCATCCCGGCCCGCGGCACCATCGGCTTCCGCACCCAGTTCCTCACGGACACCCGCGGCACCGGCATCGCCTCCTCCATCGCCGAGGGCTACGAGCCCTGGGCCGGGGAGATCGTCGCCCGCACCACCGGCTCGCTCGTCTCCGACCGCGCCGGCGCCGTCACCGCCTACGCCCTCATCCGCCTCCAGGACCGCGGCACCTTCTTCGTCGAGCCCACCCAGGAGACCTACGAGGGTCAGGTCGTCGGCGAGAACCCGCGCAACGAGGACATGGACGTCAACGTCGTCCGCGAGAAGCAGCAGACCAACATGCGCTCCTCCACGGCCGACTCCTTCGAGGGCCTCGTCCCCCCGCGCAAGCTCACCCTCGAGGAGTCCCTCGAGTTCGCCGCCGACGACGAGTGCGTCGAGGTCACCCCGGACGCCGTCCGCATCCGCAAGGTCATCCTCGACTCCCAGGAGCGCTTCAAGGAGGCGGCCAAGCGCCGTCGCGGCCAGGCCTGA
- a CDS encoding ABC transporter family substrate-binding protein, with the protein MLNRRLFLTGSASAAALAALAACSSSGSGGSGSATGGASAAGLAASDLNERARDELAQGGTLTVPIDAFVGNFNVMHLDGNTVANASIQSFCGVVNWIYADDASFEARTEFCEDYSEEIADDKTVVTMHLNPAAVWASGDPITVADYQACWKACNGTDEAFTAVVASTSGWEHIESIEQGADEYEMVTTFDAVYPDWSSVLGGGIVPASRAADVETFSAWTDASDTAGWTGPYVVTAADQGKQTITLEPNPSWWGDAPLLDSVVLKVVDASARGQAFANKEIDVVDDIADASTYQQCEQRADGEIRQARGLDWRHFTINGSTGLLADQKLRQAIVKGIDRDTIAEADLQGLPVAASELRLGNHLFMPSQTGYQDNSTPLALDKEKAASELDALGWTLPDGKEYREKDGRTLSLKYLRLPSATTSATQGKVLQASMKEIGVEIVMDDTNSDDFFPERIYKGNFEIASFSWTGTPYPMAWIGMIYGKDSASNFAQVWSDELEALIDQVAVEADPDKRIELGNEADAAIWDLAAVIPLYVRADYTAVPRTLANYGSFGLSSVRPEDIGYAE; encoded by the coding sequence ATGCTCAACCGACGACTCTTCCTCACCGGATCCGCCTCCGCGGCCGCCCTCGCCGCGCTGGCGGCCTGCTCCTCCTCCGGCTCGGGCGGCAGTGGCTCCGCCACCGGCGGCGCCAGTGCCGCGGGCCTCGCGGCCTCCGACCTCAACGAGCGCGCCCGCGACGAGCTCGCCCAGGGAGGCACCCTCACCGTCCCCATCGACGCCTTCGTCGGCAACTTCAACGTCATGCACCTCGACGGGAACACCGTCGCCAACGCCTCGATCCAGAGCTTCTGCGGCGTCGTCAACTGGATCTACGCCGACGACGCCTCCTTCGAGGCCCGCACCGAGTTCTGCGAGGACTACTCCGAGGAGATCGCCGACGACAAGACGGTCGTCACGATGCACCTCAACCCCGCCGCCGTCTGGGCCTCCGGCGACCCCATCACCGTCGCGGACTACCAGGCCTGCTGGAAGGCCTGCAACGGCACCGACGAGGCCTTCACCGCCGTCGTCGCCTCCACCTCCGGGTGGGAGCACATCGAGTCCATCGAGCAGGGTGCGGACGAGTACGAGATGGTCACCACCTTCGACGCCGTCTACCCCGACTGGTCCTCGGTCCTCGGCGGCGGGATCGTCCCGGCCTCCCGAGCCGCCGACGTCGAGACCTTCTCGGCATGGACCGACGCCTCCGACACGGCGGGCTGGACCGGACCCTACGTCGTCACCGCCGCCGACCAGGGCAAGCAGACGATCACCCTCGAGCCCAACCCGTCCTGGTGGGGCGACGCGCCCCTCCTCGACTCCGTCGTCCTCAAGGTCGTCGACGCCTCCGCACGCGGCCAGGCCTTCGCCAACAAGGAGATCGACGTCGTCGACGACATCGCCGACGCCTCCACCTACCAGCAGTGCGAGCAGCGCGCCGACGGCGAGATCCGCCAGGCCCGCGGCCTGGACTGGCGCCACTTCACCATCAACGGGTCCACGGGACTCCTCGCCGACCAGAAGCTGCGCCAGGCCATCGTCAAGGGCATCGACCGCGACACGATCGCCGAGGCCGACCTCCAGGGCCTGCCCGTCGCGGCGAGCGAGCTGCGCCTCGGCAACCACCTCTTCATGCCGAGCCAGACCGGCTACCAGGACAACTCCACGCCCCTGGCCCTCGACAAGGAGAAGGCCGCCTCCGAGCTGGACGCCCTGGGCTGGACGCTCCCCGACGGCAAGGAGTACCGGGAGAAGGACGGCCGGACGCTGTCCCTCAAGTACCTCCGGTTGCCGAGCGCGACGACCTCGGCCACCCAGGGAAAGGTCCTCCAGGCGAGCATGAAGGAGATCGGCGTCGAGATCGTCATGGACGACACGAACTCCGACGACTTCTTCCCCGAGCGCATCTACAAGGGGAACTTCGAGATCGCCAGCTTCAGCTGGACGGGAACCCCCTACCCGATGGCTTGGATCGGGATGATCTACGGCAAGGACTCCGCCTCCAACTTCGCCCAGGTGTGGAGCGACGAGCTCGAGGCGCTCATCGACCAGGTCGCCGTCGAGGCCGACCCCGATAAGCGCATCGAGCTCGGCAACGAGGCCGACGCCGCCATCTGGGACCTCGCCGCCGTCATCCCCCTCTACGTCAGGGCCGACTACACGGCAGTCCCCAGGACGCTCGCCAACTACGGCTCCTTCGGTCTGTCCTCGGTCCGCCCCGAGGACATCGGCTACGCCGAGTGA
- a CDS encoding ABC transporter family substrate-binding protein, with product MMINRRLFLGGSASVTALAALAACGSGSSSSSDASATPVKLAASAINKQDRSKLSQGGSLSIPMSSMVPNYNPLHIDGGTTDNSGIQDFAGIHNFIYAEDGSFSAREEFCKDFTEEEKDGKTVVTMHLNPEAKWNSGDPITYADYQGCWKACNGTDDAFTEMVSSTDGWDHIESIEQGSDEYEMVVTFSSVFPDWSAVLSGTIVPSKLTESPEAFASWTDASDTDYWAGPFIVTSADSTKQAVVLEPNDAWWGEKPLLDTVTFKVVDASAQGTAFANKELDVVDTIIDASTYQQCEQRGDGEIRQAAGLQWRHFTMNGSTGLLADQKLRQAIVKGIDRETITKADLQGLPVPVSQLQLGNHLFAPQDADYQDNTGDLAFNKEQAVKDLESLGWTLPDGKEYREKDGQTLSIKYLRLPDTATSATEGKVLQANMKEIGVEIVMDDTNNDDFFPERVKKGNFEIVSFAWQGTPYPMNNIGQVYGKGSASNYTGVWSEDLEKLIDEVAVEADHAKRVKLAQDADKEIWQLAGVIPIYSRASYTAVPKKLANYGSFGLSSVRPEDVGYAK from the coding sequence ATGATGATCAACCGTCGCCTCTTCCTCGGAGGCTCCGCGTCCGTCACCGCCCTCGCCGCCCTCGCGGCCTGCGGCTCCGGCTCCTCGAGCAGCTCGGACGCCTCCGCCACCCCGGTCAAGCTCGCCGCCTCGGCCATCAACAAGCAGGACCGCAGCAAGCTCTCCCAGGGCGGCTCGCTCTCCATCCCGATGAGCTCGATGGTCCCGAACTACAACCCGCTCCACATCGACGGCGGCACCACCGACAACTCCGGCATCCAGGACTTCGCCGGCATCCACAACTTCATCTACGCGGAGGACGGCAGCTTCTCCGCCCGCGAGGAGTTCTGCAAGGACTTCACGGAGGAGGAGAAGGACGGCAAGACGGTCGTCACGATGCACCTCAACCCCGAGGCCAAGTGGAACTCCGGCGACCCGATCACCTACGCCGACTACCAGGGCTGCTGGAAGGCCTGCAACGGCACCGACGACGCCTTCACCGAGATGGTTTCCTCCACCGACGGCTGGGACCACATCGAGTCCATCGAGCAGGGCTCCGACGAGTACGAGATGGTCGTCACCTTCAGCTCGGTCTTCCCCGACTGGTCCGCCGTGCTCTCCGGCACCATCGTCCCGAGCAAGCTCACCGAGTCGCCGGAGGCCTTCGCGTCCTGGACCGACGCCTCCGACACCGACTACTGGGCCGGCCCCTTCATCGTCACCAGCGCCGACTCCACCAAGCAGGCCGTCGTCCTCGAGCCGAACGACGCCTGGTGGGGCGAGAAGCCGCTCCTCGACACGGTCACCTTCAAGGTCGTCGACGCCTCCGCGCAGGGCACCGCCTTCGCGAACAAGGAGCTCGACGTCGTCGACACGATCATCGACGCCTCGACGTACCAGCAGTGCGAGCAGCGCGGCGACGGCGAGATCCGTCAGGCGGCCGGCCTCCAGTGGCGCCACTTCACCATGAACGGCTCGACCGGTCTCCTGGCGGACCAGAAGCTGCGTCAGGCGATCGTCAAGGGCATCGACCGCGAGACCATCACGAAGGCCGACCTGCAGGGCCTGCCGGTCCCCGTCTCCCAGCTCCAGCTCGGCAACCACCTCTTCGCCCCGCAGGACGCCGACTACCAGGACAACACCGGCGACCTCGCCTTCAACAAGGAGCAGGCCGTCAAGGACCTCGAGTCCCTGGGCTGGACGCTGCCCGACGGCAAGGAGTACCGCGAGAAGGACGGTCAGACGCTGTCCATCAAGTACCTGCGCCTGCCCGACACGGCGACCTCCGCCACCGAGGGCAAGGTCCTCCAGGCGAACATGAAGGAGATCGGCGTCGAGATCGTCATGGACGACACCAACAACGACGACTTCTTCCCCGAGCGGGTCAAGAAGGGCAACTTCGAGATCGTCTCCTTCGCCTGGCAGGGCACCCCCTACCCGATGAACAACATCGGTCAGGTCTACGGCAAGGGCTCCGCCTCGAACTACACCGGCGTGTGGAGCGAGGACCTCGAGAAGCTCATCGACGAGGTCGCCGTCGAGGCCGACCACGCCAAGCGCGTCAAGCTCGCCCAGGACGCCGACAAGGAGATCTGGCAGCTCGCCGGCGTCATCCCGATCTACTCGCGCGCCAGCTACACGGCCGTCCCGAAGAAGCTCGCCAACTACGGCTCCTTCGGCCTGTCCTCGGTCCGTCCCGAGGACGTCGGCTACGCCAAGTGA